The segment aataagctGAAGTATTTCTTGCAGAAACCTGTAGCCATTCTCTGGAAATGTTCTTGGTCAttcttgtctttgtgtgtcagGTGTGCAGCTTGCTGCGTAGCTCAGCGCAGGGTTTGGACTCAGCCCCTCAGTGGCTACAGCAGAGGTGTGAGCATCTGTGTACCAGTGGTCGTCTGCCAGGTGTCTCTCTGTATCTGTGTCACGGGGCTCTGGCCATGTTGAGCTGGAAGGGCGCTCTTCCAGGGCCACAGTGggaacagctgctgctgttggtcccAGAGACGCTGCTGGATCTAGATGTCAGGTAGGTCTGCTAAACTAATCACCGTTCAGCACAAGGATCACAATTACAGTTAGTTTCAAAAgtccttttaaaataaaaaaacattttaatattatgtcTGAGTACTTGATCTGTGTGAACCGGCTCTGAATAAATCCAAAGAAAGTCTTTCTATGTTACAGTATAAAGGAGTCCAGCACTGCCATGGTGGTGGCTCGGGTGCTGACCCTGTGGAGCAGTGCTGCTCTGGACTGCCTGCAGGGGGAGAGGCAGCCATGCCCTCCCTGCCTCCAGCAGTCCCTCAGCGGAGGCTCGGAGCTACAGCAACACCTGCTGGAGCACATCTACTCCCACTGGGAGCACCCACTGGACGGAGTCCGCCACCAAACCCGCTCCCTGTTCCGAAATCTTCTCCTCTTACATCAGAACACCAACCCCTCTACCTCTGATCCAACCAAGGACTATTACATCACAGAACTCACCCAAAGCCTGCTGGGACTGGAGTGGCATATGAGGGGGAAGTATGGCTCCTTGGGCTGCCTCGTGGAGCTCTATGGGGCAGGGTACCTGCTTGAGCTCCAGCCCCAGCTGCCTTCATGTCTTCTGGGCCTGATGGGTGACCAGACCCTGGCTCCTTACGCCAGCGACCTCCTGGAGAGGCTGTTTGTCAGCCACAAGGCACAGCTGGCCAGTGAGTCTGGTGTAGCAGACAAAACTGACACACAGAACTGGATGGAGTGTTGGCACCAGACATGGGTAACCCCCTTGCTACAGGTGCTGTGCCGTGCCAGGCTGGACCAGACTACGTACATCCTGGACTATTTCCTGCCCAAGCTTCTACGCTGCAGCCCCTCCAGTCTGGCACACATGGTGCAGGCCTTGCAGGACACAATGCCGTGCAGCACTGGTAAAggaacataaaaacacatttgcatcCCAAATATCTGCAACTATCTTGTCTCTTTCCTTCTGTTTATTCTCATATTATGTCAGATACATTTTAATGTCTCTCAGCCTCACAAAGCGTAAACACAgtcaagacattttgaaaaatggacAACCATTCTATGAACGCTGTCTTTCTATCTTGGTTAGGTCCGTCAGGCAGTAGGGGTGCACTGGGAGCTCTCATGACTTGCCTGCGGGCAGCCAGGGCCCAGGGTGTTGTTCCGTCCTCAGAGGGGGGTCTGTGGGGAGGGCTGGTGCCCCTTGTCCTACTCCAACAAGCACTGCTACACAAGCATGATCAAGTGAGTGTCTGTGTCCTCAGACATATTGTGTAGTATATGTCTTGGATTTCCACTGTATGTTTATTTTCGATCAAATCCTACCACCCAGGTGAGGATGGACGCTTTGGGCTTAGTGTGTGAGAGTCACCGCAGCACTGAAGTTCTGACCTCACAGGAAATGGACCTGCTCCGCCACTTCCTGCTGCCTAATCTCAACAGCCAGTCCCCGGGCGTCAGACAGCAGACAGTCAGCCTGCTGAAGAAGGTCAACCATTTATCCCATGTTGCTTTTGGtggttgaaaatgttttatagaTTTTATATTCTCACTGAAATTGAAATATTAAACTGGTGACATACATTCAGCTTGTGGGCTGCTAGCAGTTTATGGTAGGTACTGGAATAAACTGAATTTTGATTTTCAAAGGGATCCGCAGTGCCAGCAAACTTGATTTAATGGTGAAATCAAAACTATCATTTAATGGAGCTTGAAATCCTGTACTATGCAGGTGCTTTGTAGAGTGAAGGATAGcgctctgctgctgcagaagaGACTAAACCAGGAGAGAGAccaggagcagagagacagagaccaaCACACGCTACATCTATACAAGGTAAACCACACATACTAACTAACACAACAGTGCAGAGGTCTACCTGAatcttttctgtttaataaaaacGGGCTTGATGTGTGTTCGTATGTGATGTAGGAGTTCCTGCGCTGGCTGTGTGTGAGGCTGCTGGAGGTTTTGCTTCCTGGAGCTTCCTTCTCTAAATGCCTTATGTCCCTCCATCTGTTGTGTCTCCTGGGCCAGCTCTTCACCTTCAGCACAGGTACAGCTACCGCTTATCAGCAGCAGATGACTGACCAAACTTGACAAAACACAGCCGTATAAAATGCTCCTGCTGTTACTAACATTATGGTTTAATGGCAAAAACAATATATTGCTAAAGTAGATATTTAATAATGTCATCACTGGAAAAGCAACAGCTGTTAAATGTCagcctttttacatttttgaatttTAGATTGTCtaacaaagaaatattatgCAATAAGTAATTTATAATGAGTCATTGATTctgttatttcattttgactGCTGTAGTAGtcatttcctttatttttttagtaCCAGTACCCTTATAGCTGAAGTGTTATCATACATACAGCCACTTTTAGGCTTCTTTTTTAGACAGCACCACACCAGACAGTTGAAATGTGTCTTCCTagtcatacagtatataaagtaagctataaagtttttaaagagCTCAGAACAATGTGTTGTATTTCATCCAACACCCTTCAGAGTTCAGTGCTCCACTCAAGGACGCCTCAGTGATGATGCTTGGCTCATTTCATGCGTTACCAGTTGCCAGCTCACAGCTCTGGAATACGTCTTTCTGTTGGTGCCTAAACCAGCAGTCTATTCATTTCTGGCTTTGATGCCAATCTGATGCTCCAGCTGGCTCAGCGTATGCTCCGTCTCTTGTCCGTCACCGTCAGTCACCGTCAGTCACCTCtacctctctgttttcctcagGGCCTGATGCGTTTGCCCTCGGCGAAGTTGTGACCTCTGCCCATGCTCAGAACGTCCTCTACTGTGTTGCCAGCAACTTCCTGGAAGTCAAACTTCAGGCCTCGACGTTACTACGGCAACTCCCACCATCAGCTGTGGGACTGCAGGTTGATATGAGGACCAAGCTCAGTCACTACACTTCAAATCGCCTACTAACCTAACCTAAAAACCTTTGTGCTGACAATGGTTTTATAGCTCTGTTAATTTAGTCTTTCTTTTCGTGTTAAATTCTTGTTCATAAAAAGTGTAGTGTTCACATTGCTGTGATTAAAAAAGAACCTTTATTTAGAGCCACGTCTCAGTCTGTGGTGTGTCTCCCTGCCATGTTAATGGTAGTAATTAGATTCAGTAGCTTGATCCCACTGAAGCACAATCATCTACTTGCACCATTGTGTTTTCAAGTGGTTTTAATTTTCTCTCATTGGTGTTTATGATGCTAGGTGCCGGAGAGGATGTGCTGTGTGCTTCAGGCTGCTCTGGACCTCAGTACCAGCACCAAGCCTTTTGACAGCGTTACAGCAGCCCACCTCCTCAACCTGCTGCTCCAGCAGCCGGGCCTGAGCCAGGCTCTGCTGCACTGTGCGCAGGAGCAGGGCCTCGATTTCCAGCCTCCCTCCCCACCGCCCCAGGCTTCTGAGACTGTCATCTTGGAGCTCAACACACTGGCTGGTAAGATGcaataaacgtgtgtgtgtgtgtgtgtgtttttgcagtaAAAAATCATATATATAGTAATAGTTTTTCATTGTTCTTCTGTCTTCAGTGGTTCAGCTCTTGCTGCACTGTCTACTGTTAGAGGTGTCGAGGGCAGAGTCATCTCTCTTGCAGGCAGCTGCTTCCTGTCCTC is part of the Micropterus dolomieu isolate WLL.071019.BEF.003 ecotype Adirondacks linkage group LG15, ASM2129224v1, whole genome shotgun sequence genome and harbors:
- the thada gene encoding thyroid adenoma-associated protein: MVVKKKTAKVEAVVLDEEKLHKLIVSLSVDGGEDGVRQIAQTLQSCLELTEPVQQIQLVKKAGSHLEALSEEQPDGALLEACLHTLSLVYISLQAKNPLRRAIASALGSVPAWLQERTESSLSACLSDCLSNPTSEQYPHIIDTFSTCLDGFALGERCINKLLPEVLHFLHNGLSEYLQQNSGLAGRHIAQAQLMQSCLAAVKTSMLVIQRSQETISTALQATEDPCKLEDTLSSLLGCYIHILTDEEFIQSVQSTAGMAVVLLTRSVMGCGDEVASVVCSLLRSSAQGLDSAPQWLQQRCEHLCTSGRLPGVSLYLCHGALAMLSWKGALPGPQWEQLLLLVPETLLDLDVSIKESSTAMVVARVLTLWSSAALDCLQGERQPCPPCLQQSLSGGSELQQHLLEHIYSHWEHPLDGVRHQTRSLFRNLLLLHQNTNPSTSDPTKDYYITELTQSLLGLEWHMRGKYGSLGCLVELYGAGYLLELQPQLPSCLLGLMGDQTLAPYASDLLERLFVSHKAQLASESGVADKTDTQNWMECWHQTWVTPLLQVLCRARLDQTTYILDYFLPKLLRCSPSSLAHMVQALQDTMPCSTGPSGSRGALGALMTCLRAARAQGVVPSSEGGLWGGLVPLVLLQQALLHKHDQVRMDALGLVCESHRSTEVLTSQEMDLLRHFLLPNLNSQSPGVRQQTVSLLKKVLCRVKDSALLLQKRLNQERDQEQRDRDQHTLHLYKEFLRWLCVRLLEVLLPGASFSKCLMSLHLLCLLGQLFTFSTGPDAFALGEVVTSAHAQNVLYCVASNFLEVKLQASTLLRQLPPSAVGLQVPERMCCVLQAALDLSTSTKPFDSVTAAHLLNLLLQQPGLSQALLHCAQEQGLDFQPPSPPPQASETVILELNTLAVVQLLLHCLLLEVSRAESSLLQAAASCPLYGRAHCITAVLQHLNTE